One genomic window of Pseudomonas chlororaphis subsp. piscium includes the following:
- a CDS encoding arsenate reductase ArsC encodes MKILFMCTANSCRSVLSEALFNHLAPAAHQAVSSGSFPSGTLNARALATLEQAGVSTAGLYSKGSEAFADSPPDIVITVCDKAGGEPCPVYFGPALKSHWGLEDPSQVQGDEQAIQAAFEQTVQKIRQRFAAFFALDLDHLSPTELKNALDRIGAL; translated from the coding sequence ATGAAAATCCTCTTCATGTGCACCGCCAACAGCTGCCGCAGCGTTCTTTCCGAAGCCCTGTTCAACCATCTGGCGCCGGCCGCTCATCAGGCGGTGAGTTCGGGCAGCTTCCCCAGCGGCACGCTCAACGCCCGCGCCCTGGCCACCCTGGAACAGGCCGGCGTCAGCACCGCAGGCCTGTACAGCAAAGGCTCGGAAGCCTTCGCCGACAGCCCGCCCGATATCGTCATCACCGTCTGCGACAAGGCCGGCGGCGAGCCCTGCCCGGTGTATTTCGGCCCGGCGCTGAAAAGCCATTGGGGGCTGGAAGATCCTTCGCAGGTCCAGGGCGATGAACAGGCGATCCAGGCCGCCTTCGAACAGACCGTGCAGAAGATCCGCCAACGCTTCGCCGCCTTCTTCGCCCTGGACCTCGACCACCTCTCGCCCACCGAGCTGAAAAACGCCCTCGACCGCATCGGAGCGCTGTGA
- a CDS encoding DUF2182 domain-containing protein: MQPGPVLLSFTRAPWPLLFATAGLGLALCLYTTGHSTLPAFCSAVGGLSIVTSWPTALKAELALNPAQHMLADWALMLLAMMPPLLAMPLMHVWHSSLPRRRIRAALVFLLGYTALWMAAGPLLMVLALLLQLSVAGASLTTALLAALLWSASPWQRAALNRGHRMRRIGLFGWAADRDCLVFGATHGALCIASCWAWMLVPLLGGAWHIPLMLVAGAIMLVERLAPGDRPRWHWPAMLPRLDLWLLITRKVAHSHD; encoded by the coding sequence ATGCAACCCGGACCGGTCTTGCTCAGCTTCACCCGGGCGCCCTGGCCGTTGCTGTTCGCAACGGCCGGGCTGGGCCTGGCCCTGTGTCTCTACACCACCGGGCACAGCACCCTTCCCGCCTTCTGCAGCGCTGTGGGTGGGCTGTCCATCGTCACCAGTTGGCCCACCGCGCTGAAAGCGGAGCTGGCCCTGAACCCGGCGCAGCACATGCTGGCCGACTGGGCCCTGATGCTGCTGGCGATGATGCCGCCCCTGCTGGCGATGCCGCTCATGCATGTCTGGCACTCCAGCCTGCCGCGCCGGCGCATCCGTGCGGCGCTCGTGTTCCTGCTCGGTTACACGGCCTTATGGATGGCCGCCGGACCGTTGCTGATGGTGCTCGCCTTGCTGCTGCAACTGAGCGTCGCCGGCGCGTCACTGACCACGGCCCTGCTGGCTGCCCTGCTGTGGAGCGCCAGCCCGTGGCAGCGCGCGGCGCTCAACCGTGGCCACCGCATGCGCCGGATCGGTCTGTTCGGCTGGGCCGCCGACCGCGATTGCCTGGTCTTCGGCGCAACCCACGGGGCCTTGTGCATCGCTTCGTGCTGGGCCTGGATGCTGGTGCCACTGCTGGGCGGGGCCTGGCACATTCCGCTGATGCTGGTGGCCGGGGCCATCATGCTGGTCGAACGCCTGGCACCGGGCGATCGGCCGCGCTGGCACTGGCCAGCGATGCTCCCTCGACTCGATCTCTGGCTCCTTATTACGCGCAAGGTGGCGCACTCCCATGACTAG